The genome window caaaaggtttgagttttagaTTAATGTGGCAAAAATGACCAGACATAGTTTACTCGaaacattaaatataaaaaattataaatataaataaattagtTAATAGATAAGAACTCGAAACGAGTAGATCCGAGCTCTCGTAAGTAAACTAGTCGAGTTTGTTTGAGAAACTAATTACCAACAGAATAGAGCTCAAAACAAGTAGATCCGAGCTCTCGTAAATTAAACAAGTTAAGCTCAAGATCGAGTAAGTTAAACAAACCAAACTCAAGCTCAGACTACTGGCAAGCTACGAGTAGTTAGTACTTACATCGAGTAGATCTAGGAGGAAAAAGTTCTTTAATAGCAACAGCATCAATAAGCGGACCACATTGTGGATCTTCTTGCACTCCAGGGTTATGAAACGTCAACCTGACACTAGTCGAATTGGCTTTAAACCCATACGCATACACATCACCACCATCACTACTATATAGAGTCTGCAGCGGCAAGTCCCCAGACTGCGGCGGGACCGACACTCTCAACACCTCCTCTTGTGCACAAGTCCTGGAAGCACCAAACGTGACCGCGTATAGAGACCCCGATTTCACAGCTATAGTCTGTGAAATCGTGGCCTCATTTCCAAGGCGCACAGCGTGTACACCGTGTGCCACTGGGAAGTACATCCCTCCGGGCTGAGGCCCGCCGTGGATGTACTCCACCAGGCCGCTTATTTCCCATTTGGGTAGAGCGTGTTTGCCTAGCAACACTGTTTTTTTAATATCTGTTGCTTTTGGTGGCTCTTCAAAGTTTCCGTTTGGTAAAAATCCTGGGAAAGAGATTAAAGCAACAAACACTAGTCTTTAGTAAAAAGATGCAAGTCTTAACAATAGATTCAAGCAATTTATAAACTTACCATCCAATGGAGGTGGAGCAGCAAAGACACAGGTGGAAGAAAGGGTGAATGTGAAGAGTAAGTAGAGAAAAGTGGCCATTTTTTGAGTTGTAGAAAGAGAAATGTGGGAGAGTGAGATGGGGAAATTAGGGGTTTTGTGTTGGGATATATATTGGGAAGGGAGAGGAGGGGATTCTAATTGAAGAAACTGGGGGATGAGGATGGGCACGAGGGATGTTGGGTGTGAGGGGTTAATTAGTATTTTCCTTCTCCTCGATTTATGCAATCTAATTGGAAAGGAAATAACCTTGCAGGCTCTGAAAATAAATTGTTTTCTTTGTCTTTTTTCCAATTAAGATATTGTTTTATAATGAGATTTGAGTGAATTATAACGCTCAAGGGTATGGTGACGGGATGAAGATGAGGACGGGATGAAGACCAGGGGCGGGATGGGAGGACGGAGAGGACGATGAAGGGGGCCCACATTTTGCTCCGTCGCAAACGGCACAACTCGGACGATGGGGACgggaccgggggggggggggggggggggggggcgtggGAGGACGGGCGGCACCGGGGCTGAGGACGGACCATACCGTCCAGCCTAAGTTTCGTTATTTATCTTTACAGTTAAATGTCTTGTTGGTATTTGAGGTTTATAAATATTGCAGATTTGATCTTAATGGTTTAATAATTACAGGGTTATAATTTTTGCACTCGTATGGTACTTATCTCTAAACTCGTATGGATGTGTATATTTTCGGTAATCATATCGTGTATCTTTAAAATCATACTTGTCAAATACCCGTAAAAAATAACTAATCGCATACCCTAAGAATCTGTCCCATTAACCATTCTGAGTGTTTCTAACCTAGCAATTGGAATTTCCAAATTTAGTCGATGTACATTACAATCTTCTATTGAAATTAATAGGGAAATATCTAACCTTTGAAAGCTTAAACTATGAAAAACACATACAAAAGGGCGAGTTGCGGGATATCATGCCATTAAGATTGATGAATAATACAATTGTATAACATGAACAATTGC of Helianthus annuus cultivar XRQ/B chromosome 1, HanXRQr2.0-SUNRISE, whole genome shotgun sequence contains these proteins:
- the LOC110872264 gene encoding uncharacterized protein LOC110872264 — encoded protein: MATFLYLLFTFTLSSTCVFAAPPPLDGFLPNGNFEEPPKATDIKKTVLLGKHALPKWEISGLVEYIHGGPQPGGMYFPVAHGVHAVRLGNEATISQTIAVKSGSLYAVTFGASRTCAQEEVLRVSVPPQSGDLPLQTLYSSDGGDVYAYGFKANSTSVRLTFHNPGVQEDPQCGPLIDAVAIKELFPPRSTRFNLVKNGGFEEGPHRLVNSSNGVLLPPRQEDITSPLPGWIIESLKAVKFIDNKHFNVPSGLAAIELVAGRESAIAQILRTVPNKLYMLSFVIGDAKNGCHGDMMVEAFAAKDTLKAPFKSEGKGKSKAVSMKFKAISARTRVTFYSSYYHTRADDFGSLCGPVIDEVKVIGVRA